One genomic window of Nitrospirota bacterium includes the following:
- a CDS encoding APC family permease: MDQPRKPTFTQRFKTLIFGGKHNIEDTSLFHKLTLIAFFAWIGLGADGLSSSCYGPEEAFLAVHGHVYLSVFVALMSGLTVFIIATSYSQIIELFPSGGGGYLVASKLLSPSAGMVSGCALLIDYVLTITISVASGADALFSFLPAAWLAYKLPFAIVGVLVLTVMNMRGVKESVLPLVPIFLTFVATHAFIIIYAMVTNLGSIGAVAAATRADVMQTQAELGVAGTVLLILRAYSMGAGTYTGIEAVSNGLPILREPKVQTGKRTMRYMAFSLALVVMGLMLAYLLYRVVPQSGKTLNAVLFETMARDWGRGGTVFVLVTLLSEAALLFVAAQTGFLDGPRVLSNMALDRWFPTKFAMLSDRLVTQKGILMMGGAALVTMLLTGGSVRYLVVLYSINVFITFFLSQLGMVRHWWEVRGKEDHWEKKLFFNGLGMTLTFFILASVTVLKFHEGGWITLLLTGALVVIALLTQRHYR; the protein is encoded by the coding sequence ATGGATCAACCCCGGAAGCCCACATTCACCCAGAGGTTTAAAACCCTCATCTTCGGCGGAAAGCACAATATCGAGGACACCTCTCTTTTCCATAAGCTGACGCTGATCGCGTTCTTTGCCTGGATCGGCCTCGGCGCCGACGGTCTGTCGTCCTCCTGCTACGGGCCGGAAGAAGCCTTTCTCGCCGTTCACGGTCATGTGTACCTGAGCGTCTTTGTCGCGCTCATGTCCGGGCTCACGGTGTTCATCATCGCCACGAGCTATTCCCAGATCATCGAGCTATTCCCGTCGGGCGGCGGGGGGTATCTCGTCGCGAGCAAGCTTCTTTCGCCGTCGGCCGGCATGGTTTCCGGCTGCGCCCTGCTCATCGACTACGTCCTTACAATCACGATCTCCGTTGCCAGCGGCGCTGACGCCCTTTTCAGCTTTCTGCCCGCGGCGTGGCTGGCGTACAAGCTCCCTTTTGCGATCGTCGGTGTCCTGGTCCTGACCGTCATGAACATGCGCGGCGTAAAGGAGTCGGTCCTGCCGCTGGTGCCGATCTTTCTCACCTTCGTGGCGACCCATGCGTTCATCATCATTTACGCCATGGTCACGAATCTGGGCAGCATCGGGGCCGTCGCCGCCGCAACACGGGCCGACGTCATGCAGACGCAGGCGGAGCTCGGGGTCGCCGGCACGGTGCTCCTCATCCTGCGCGCCTACAGCATGGGGGCGGGCACCTACACGGGCATCGAGGCCGTCAGCAACGGCCTGCCGATCCTGCGCGAACCCAAGGTCCAGACCGGCAAGCGGACGATGCGGTACATGGCCTTTTCCCTGGCCCTCGTCGTGATGGGACTCATGCTCGCCTACCTCCTGTACCGCGTTGTTCCGCAGAGTGGGAAGACCCTGAACGCCGTGTTGTTCGAGACCATGGCCCGGGACTGGGGCAGGGGCGGGACCGTGTTCGTGCTCGTCACGCTGCTCTCCGAGGCCGCGCTCCTGTTCGTTGCCGCCCAGACCGGATTCCTAGACGGGCCCCGCGTGCTCTCGAACATGGCGCTCGACCGCTGGTTCCCGACAAAGTTCGCCATGCTCTCCGACCGGCTCGTGACCCAGAAGGGCATCCTGATGATGGGCGGGGCCGCGCTCGTGACCATGCTCCTGACCGGCGGGTCGGTCAGGTACCTGGTTGTCCTCTACAGCATCAACGTGTTCATCACCTTCTTCCTCTCCCAGCTCGGCATGGTGCGCCACTGGTGGGAGGTGAGGGGCAAGGAGGACCATTGGGAGAAAAAGCTGTTCTTCAATGGTCTCGGCATGACCCTTACCTTCTTCATTCTCGCATCCGTGACGGTGCTCAAATTCCACGAGGGAGGATGGATCACGCTGCTGCTTACCGGGGCTTTGGTCGTCATCGCCCTGCTCACGCAGCGCCACTACCGGA
- a CDS encoding PTS sugar transporter subunit IIA — MDSLLDALQEGRLIELPENNKEHALQFLAHILEAIPTIPAGTDIVGLVMARERATGTAIGRGWACPHARTSYDDDLLCVVGWSPTGIDYGAPDGVPVSIIAMYLVPDNQRNHYLREVSMLAKALKSYDGIDKLRSAKELNEIREHLLDMVSATKETVGPDTRARMIQLQARPGVAAIAVPDLANLVVEPVTIVTAPGIKPVVLAQNRKLVEALDSAAGLVEGVASSGLFQNGGWRIMKRGTVTYQGDRVAYECLAIATAKGNLSSDK; from the coding sequence TTGGACAGCCTGCTCGATGCTTTGCAGGAAGGCAGACTCATCGAACTTCCCGAAAATAACAAGGAGCACGCCCTTCAGTTCCTGGCGCACATTCTGGAAGCGATACCCACGATCCCGGCCGGCACCGACATCGTCGGTCTGGTCATGGCGAGGGAGCGTGCAACCGGTACGGCCATCGGTAGGGGATGGGCCTGCCCTCATGCGAGGACGTCCTATGATGACGATCTTCTATGCGTGGTGGGGTGGAGCCCGACGGGAATCGACTACGGCGCGCCGGACGGCGTTCCGGTGTCGATCATCGCCATGTATCTGGTGCCCGATAACCAGCGGAACCATTACCTGCGGGAGGTTTCCATGCTGGCCAAGGCGCTTAAAAGCTATGACGGGATTGATAAGCTGCGGTCAGCCAAGGAGCTGAACGAGATCCGCGAGCATCTGCTCGATATGGTCAGCGCCACAAAGGAAACCGTCGGCCCCGACACGCGCGCGCGGATGATCCAGCTCCAGGCGAGACCCGGCGTTGCGGCGATCGCCGTTCCCGATCTGGCGAACCTTGTCGTCGAACCGGTGACCATTGTCACGGCCCCCGGCATCAAGCCTGTCGTGCTCGCTCAAAACCGCAAGCTCGTTGAAGCCCTGGATTCCGCAGCCGGGCTTGTCGAGGGCGTTGCGTCCAGCGGCTTGTTTCAAAACGGCGGTTGGCGCATCATGAAAAGGGGCACCGTGACGTATCAGGGAGATCGCGTGGCATATGAGTGCTTGGCAATAGCAACAGCGAAGGGCAATTTGTCCTCGGATAAATAA
- a CDS encoding sensor histidine kinase KdpD, which translates to MEEGRPNPDELLDRVRRETERSREGQLKVFFGAAPGVGKTYAMLEAAMQKRAEGVPVLVGLVETHGRRETEALLEGLDVLPRRDVEYRGTVLKEFDLDAALSRKPSLILVDELAHSNAPGSRHKKRWQDIYELLGAGISVYTTMNVQHLESLNDIVTQITGISVRETVPDFLLDRADEIELIDLPPDDLLQRMKEGKVYLPEQAAAAIRNFFRKGNLIALRELALRRTADRVDEQMQVYRQDKGIKEIWPAGERILVCVGANPRSIRLIHSARRLAAGLRAEWIAVHVEAHARVRPSAQDLRQLADHMRLAESLGAETVTLSGQRMSDEVLTYARSRNVSRIIIGKPTHPPWKDKIFGSPLDEIVRGSGDIDVYVISGDVAEPHRHPEPQIRPRKTGRKREWLWSILTVASCTGIDKLMQPYFERLDLAMVYLLGVVFAASRTGKWPSLFATVLSIAAFDFFFIPPYYSFAVSDVRYFITFLVMFIVSFVISRLTIRVRQQAESARLRERRTAALYSFSRELVRERGTEHLSDIAMKHIGEVFDSQVAILIPDDQNRLVPTVGGPSAFSPDQQELSVAHWVYEHRQPAGLSTDTLPGAKALYLPLIASGGPVGVVGILPRTPGDTFEPEQFHYIEAFANQTAIAIERSFLGQAAQRALLKAETESLRNTLLSSISHDLRTPLSVITGAATTLLQKDVVLDMSSRTDLVETIREEAERLNRSIKNVLDMTRLESGAIRLNKEWQPLEEIVGVVLERLDDRLQDHPVTVKLQGNLPLIPFDGLLIEQVLVNLFDNAIKYTPKGTPLELSATESFYTVTVSLADRGPGIPPGEEEHIFDKFVRGRASGTGVGLGLAICRTIINAHGGRIWAENREGGGAVFRFTLSAAGLPPAPKQEEERERV; encoded by the coding sequence ATGGAAGAAGGAAGACCGAATCCTGACGAGTTGCTCGATCGAGTGCGCCGGGAAACCGAACGGAGCCGTGAAGGCCAGCTCAAGGTATTCTTCGGCGCGGCCCCCGGCGTCGGAAAGACCTATGCCATGCTCGAGGCCGCGATGCAGAAGCGGGCTGAAGGCGTGCCTGTCCTCGTGGGGCTCGTCGAGACCCATGGCCGCAGGGAGACCGAAGCCCTCCTCGAGGGCCTCGATGTCCTCCCACGCCGGGATGTCGAGTACCGCGGCACGGTGCTGAAGGAATTCGACCTCGACGCGGCCCTCTCCCGCAAGCCCTCCCTTATCCTTGTTGATGAACTGGCCCATAGCAACGCTCCCGGCTCGCGCCACAAGAAGCGCTGGCAGGACATCTACGAGCTCCTCGGCGCGGGGATCTCCGTGTACACGACGATGAACGTTCAGCATTTGGAGAGCCTGAACGATATCGTGACCCAGATCACGGGAATCAGCGTGCGCGAAACCGTTCCCGACTTTCTCCTCGACCGGGCCGACGAGATCGAACTGATCGACCTTCCCCCCGACGACCTCCTCCAGCGCATGAAAGAGGGGAAGGTCTATTTGCCGGAACAGGCAGCCGCGGCCATCAGGAATTTTTTCCGCAAGGGGAACCTGATCGCGCTCAGGGAGCTTGCCCTGCGCCGTACCGCGGACCGCGTGGACGAGCAGATGCAGGTGTACCGTCAGGACAAGGGGATCAAGGAGATCTGGCCCGCGGGAGAGCGCATCCTGGTCTGCGTCGGCGCCAACCCCCGCTCGATCCGGCTGATCCATTCAGCGCGGAGGCTCGCGGCGGGCCTGCGCGCCGAGTGGATCGCGGTCCACGTGGAAGCGCATGCGCGCGTCCGTCCCTCGGCGCAGGACCTCAGGCAGCTGGCCGACCACATGCGCCTCGCCGAAAGCCTGGGCGCCGAGACGGTCACGCTCTCGGGACAGCGGATGAGCGACGAAGTGCTGACCTATGCGCGCAGCCGGAACGTGAGCAGGATCATCATCGGCAAGCCCACTCATCCACCCTGGAAGGACAAGATCTTCGGATCGCCGCTGGACGAGATCGTGCGGGGCAGCGGCGACATCGATGTGTACGTCATCAGCGGCGACGTGGCGGAGCCCCACCGGCACCCCGAGCCGCAGATCCGGCCCCGCAAAACAGGGCGCAAGCGGGAGTGGCTCTGGAGCATCCTGACGGTTGCGTCCTGCACGGGCATCGACAAGCTCATGCAGCCCTATTTCGAGCGGCTGGACCTCGCGATGGTCTACCTCCTCGGGGTTGTTTTCGCGGCGAGCCGGACCGGCAAGTGGCCGTCGCTGTTCGCCACGGTCCTCAGCATCGCGGCCTTTGATTTTTTCTTCATCCCTCCCTATTACAGCTTTGCGGTCAGCGATGTCAGGTACTTCATAACCTTCCTCGTGATGTTCATCGTTTCCTTCGTTATCAGCAGGCTCACGATCCGGGTCCGCCAGCAGGCCGAGTCGGCCCGCCTGCGCGAGCGCAGGACCGCCGCGCTGTACAGCTTCAGCCGCGAGCTGGTCCGGGAGAGGGGGACGGAGCACCTGAGTGATATCGCCATGAAACACATCGGCGAGGTCTTCGACAGCCAGGTCGCGATCCTCATACCCGATGACCAGAACCGGCTTGTGCCGACGGTGGGCGGCCCCTCGGCGTTCAGTCCCGACCAGCAGGAACTAAGCGTCGCGCACTGGGTGTACGAACACAGGCAGCCCGCAGGTCTGAGCACCGATACCCTGCCCGGTGCGAAGGCCCTGTACCTGCCGCTCATCGCTTCCGGCGGTCCGGTCGGCGTCGTGGGCATTCTGCCGCGGACCCCGGGCGACACATTCGAACCCGAGCAATTCCATTATATCGAGGCCTTTGCAAACCAGACGGCGATCGCGATCGAACGCTCCTTCCTCGGCCAGGCTGCGCAGCGCGCGCTCTTGAAGGCGGAGACGGAGAGCCTGCGGAACACCCTTCTCAGCTCCATTTCCCACGATCTCCGGACCCCGCTCTCGGTGATCACCGGGGCAGCGACGACCCTGCTTCAGAAGGACGTCGTGCTGGACATGAGCAGCCGCACGGACCTTGTGGAGACCATCCGCGAGGAAGCGGAGCGCCTGAACCGGAGCATCAAGAACGTCCTTGACATGACGCGCCTGGAGTCGGGAGCCATCAGGCTCAACAAGGAGTGGCAGCCGCTCGAGGAGATCGTGGGCGTCGTGCTGGAGCGCCTCGACGACCGCCTCCAGGATCATCCCGTGACCGTAAAACTGCAGGGAAACCTGCCGCTCATTCCCTTCGATGGCCTGCTGATCGAACAGGTGCTAGTGAACCTGTTCGACAATGCGATCAAATACACGCCGAAGGGGACGCCGCTCGAGCTCTCGGCAACGGAATCCTTCTACACGGTGACCGTTTCCCTGGCCGACCGCGGGCCCGGGATCCCGCCCGGCGAGGAAGAGCACATTTTCGATAAATTCGTGCGCGGCCGCGCGAGCGGAACGGGCGTCGGCCTGGGCCTTGCCATTTGCCGCACGATCATCAATGCCCATGGCGGCAGGATATGGGCGGAGAACCGCGAGGGCGGCGGCGCGGTGTTCCGCTTTACCCTGTCCGCGGCCGGCCTGCCGCCGGCGCCGAAGCAGGAAGAGGAACGTGAGCGGGTATAA
- a CDS encoding response regulator has protein sequence MPEEKELILLVEDEPQMRRFLRITLQTQGYRLVEAATAQEGLSQATTRNPDIVLLDLGLPDLDGLEVTKRLREWTQTPIIVISAREQERDKVNALDAGADDYLTKPFNAAELLARIRVALRHAARQKTGADEPVFTLDTLRVDFAQRQVFVGNEEVHLTPIEYKLLAVMIRHAGKVITHRQLLHEVWGPAHVNEVQYLRVYMTQLRHKLETDPARPRFLLNEPGIGYRLKYDPA, from the coding sequence ATGCCTGAAGAAAAAGAACTCATACTGCTTGTCGAGGACGAGCCCCAGATGCGCCGGTTCCTCAGGATCACGCTCCAGACCCAGGGGTATCGCCTGGTCGAGGCGGCCACTGCCCAGGAGGGACTCTCCCAGGCGACGACGCGCAATCCGGACATCGTCCTGCTCGATCTGGGCCTGCCCGACCTTGACGGCCTGGAAGTCACGAAACGGCTGAGGGAGTGGACGCAGACGCCCATCATCGTCATTTCCGCCCGCGAGCAGGAACGGGACAAGGTCAATGCCCTCGATGCCGGAGCCGATGACTACCTGACGAAGCCCTTCAATGCCGCGGAGCTCCTCGCGAGAATTCGCGTGGCCCTGCGTCACGCCGCCCGACAAAAGACCGGCGCAGATGAGCCCGTCTTTACCCTCGACACGCTCCGGGTCGACTTCGCACAGCGGCAGGTGTTCGTCGGCAATGAAGAAGTGCATCTCACGCCGATCGAATACAAGCTGCTCGCTGTGATGATCCGCCATGCGGGCAAGGTCATTACCCACCGTCAGCTCCTGCACGAGGTCTGGGGTCCCGCCCATGTGAACGAGGTCCAGTACCTGCGCGTGTACATGACGCAGCTCAGGCACAAGCTCGAGACCGATCCAGCCCGGCCCCGGTTTCTCCTGAACGAGCCCGGGATCGGCTACCGGCTGAAGTACGATCCCGCATGA